The window CTATTATTAGTATAACTTAAGTGTTGTCTCAATGCCCACTTTCCTGATAAATCAAAGCCTAAATTTAGATTTATGAATTTATCATTTTCATTAAAAACATTCCAATATTGCTGATAATGTCCTTCTAATCTGAAAGTGTACATTTCAGCATTGCTAATACTGCTGTTAGGATTATTAAAATCAAACTTTAAATGTGATGTATTAAGTTTGCTGTCCTTCTCAGTCAAATGGCCTAAGATTACACTTCCACCAATTCCATTGTATAATAATGGTGAAATGCCTTCATCCAGAACATTTACATAACTACCTCCAACACCGGTTATAAAGTGAGAGATAGGCTTTTCAGTTTCACTAATTATTTCTTGAGCTACATTTTTATTGAGTAACCCTAAGCATAATATGGCAAGTATGAAGTATGCTTTATTCAAAATCAACAATGACTTGGTTTCTTAGAAGGTCATCTAAGGACTCTCTTTTTCTTATTAATTGATCTTTTCCTTCATGTACTAATACTTCTGCAGGTCTATAGCGTGAATTATAATTCGAGGCCATAGAAAACCCATAAGCTCCAGCATTTTTGATTGCAATTATATCACCTTGTCTAACCTCAGAAAGTCTTCTGTCAGTACCAAAAGTGTCTGTTTCACAAATATATCCAACAACCGTGTATACTCTTTGTGTATCAGATGGATTTGATATATTTTCAATTTGATGGTAAGCATCATACATCATAGGTCTAAGCAGATGGTTCATTCCTGTATCTAAACCTACAAATACTGTGGCAGGGGTAGTTTTGATTACATTTACTTTAGATAAGAAATAACCTGCTTCGGAAACTAAGAATTTTCCAGGTTCGAACCATAATTCTAAATCCTTGCCTCTGGATTTGCAGAAATCCTTAAATCTTTTGCTTACTTCTTTTCCTAATTCCTCAATGTCAGTTGTTACATCGCCTTCTTTATAAGCTACTTTAAATCCACTTCCAAAATCAATAAAATCTATATCAGGGAAGTCTTCAGCAGCTTCAAAGATTATTTCAGTTCCTCTTAAAAAGACTTCTGAATCTAAAATATCTGAACCAGTATGAATGTGAAGTCCAATTACATTAATGTTATAATTTTCAATCACCCTTAACAAGTGCCTCATTTGTAGAATAGAAATCCCAAATTTTGAGTCGATATGACCGGTTGATATTTTTGAGTTTCCACCCGCCATTATGTGTGGGTTTAATCTGATACAAACCGGAACACTGTTATGATATTTGTGACCAAATTGCTCCAAAATTGAAATATTATCAATATTGATCATCAGCCCTAAATCAACAGCTTCAACGATTTCATCTATAGAAACACAATTAGGAGTATATAAAATATCCTTTGGTTCAAATCCAGCTTTTAATCCTAAATAAGCTTCTTGTATAGAAACTACATCAAGGCCAGTTCCGTGCTTTTTCATCCATTTCAAAACTGAAATATTGCTTAAAGCTTTGGTAGCATATTTTAGCTTCAGATTAATGCCAGAAAAGGCATCATTTAAACGTTTGATTTGAGAAGCTATTTTGTCGGCATCATAAACATATAATGGAGTGCCGTATTTTTCAGTTAATGAGGTTAAGAATTTATTATCCACTCGATTGTTATATTAAAATTTAAAAGCGATTATTGAATGCTAATTTTTTCGTAAAAATGTTCCAAATCTTCGGGTTTACCAAATACAAAAATAACATCTCCTAATATAGGTGTGGTTTCTGGTCCAATTTGAGTATTAAGTTCACCATCTCGTTTAATTCCAATTACGGTAACACCAAAATTATGACGAATGTTAGTTTCTGCTATAGGTTTTCCTGTTATTTGGCTGTTTTCACGCTCAATTTCATAACAAGCAGTCGTAAGATTTGGAAATTCTTCTGTCAGCTTCATCATTGGGTTTCTTTTAATGACACCCCTAAGCATTTCGTAATTATCTGCTCTAATGTTTCTAACAAACTCTTTTATTCTTTTTTGAGGAATAAAATACTGATTTAGTACTCTTGTGAATATTTCAACAGAAGTTTCAAATTCTTCAGGTATTACTTCGTCTGCCCCAAGTCTAAGATTTTCTTCTGTTTCCGTAATAAAGCGAGTTCTAACTATAACATGAATAGTATTACTTATCACTCTAATTTGAGTAACAATTCTCTTAGTAGCCAATGGATCAGAAATTGCAATTACTACCACCTTAGCTTTATGAACCCCTAGTGATTTCAAAACTTCAGCCTGAATAGCATCTCCAAAATGGATAGGCTCGCCTAAAGCTTTATATTTTTTTATGGTATCTGGATTCATTTCACAAATCACATAAGGAATACCAGCACTTTTTGCTGCTTTAGCCACATTTTGACCATTCAAACCAAAACCAATAATAATAATATGATTCTCTAATTCTTTATCGGCTAATTCCTCACTTTCTTCCACGTTTTCAGGAAATGAAAAGAACATTTTTTGAGTGTGATTGCCAATAGTTGTTGCGAGTTTATTACTAGAGAGAAAATCAGCTAATTTTGGAGATATACTTATAATATAGGGAGTAAAGCCCATTGTGAATAGTGAAACAGATAAAAAATATTGGTAAGTCAAATCTGATATGAGACCATAAGTAATGCCTACAGTTGATAGAATAAAGGCAAATTCACCTACTTGAAATAAAGAGAATCCTATTCTGTATGATGTCCTTCCAGGATAACCTAAAACAGCCCCAGAAAAAGTAGCGATTATAGTTTTTGCTACCATGGTAGCTACCATTAATCCTAATATGATAAGGAAGTGATCTGCTACAAAAAATATATCCAATAACATCCCAATTGAGACGAAGAAGAATGAAGTGAATAACTCATGAAACGGTAGAATATTACTTGCTGCCTGATGACTATATTCTGATTCGGAAACAATTAATCCCGCTAGAAAGGCTCCTAGAGCCAATGAAAGTCCTAAAGATGAACTTAACCATGCTATTGAGAAGCAGATTAAAACAATGACTAAAATGAATAATTCTTTACTCTTTGTTTTAGCAATTTGATAGAATAACCAAGGCACTATGTAGCGGGCACTTACTAAAACAAATGCAATTAATAATGCCGCCTTTAAAAGCATCATTAGTATTTCAGTCCAAATATTTTCTCCTTGTCCAGCTAGTAAAGGCGTAAATAACATCATTGGAACTACAATAATATCTTGAAATATCAGTATAGCTAATATAGTTTTACCATGTGGTGTGGTGGTTTCACCTTTGTCCTGAATTAATTTGAGAACAATAGCCGTACTACTTAATGAAAATAAGAAACCCAGGAATATTGCAGCATTTAAATCAAAACCCGTGTTAAGAGCAATCAAACTTACTAATAAGATAGTGCCGATTACTTGTACTGACCCCCCTAAAAAAACTGCTTTTTTTATTGATATTAAACTTTTAATTGAGAATTCAATACCAATAATAAATAACAATAAGATAACACCGATCTCAGCAAATACTTTAACGCCTTCAGTCGCATCTATTAGTTGAAAACCGTATGGGCCTGCAATAATTCCGGTAATTAAGAACCCGATAATTGGAGGTACTTTTAGCTTTCTAAATAATAAAATAACAAAAATGGATAGACCTAATATGATAACTATATCACTTAAAATGGGTATATCAACGCTCGCGGCTAGTATCATGCACAATTTACTTTAAATCAAAATTAATCATATATGACAACTATTTATCTTGATTTAATAAATCTATTATAATTATTTTTAAATAAGGGTTTTGTAGTGTTTTACATTACTAATTCGCTATGGATGTTTAGTAAAAAGTAAAAGCCAGTACAAGGGAATGATCTGTCATAAAAAAGTATTCTCTAACCTTATGGGGTCTTTACAAAATATACTGGCTATTAATTATCAAGCTGTCATACCACCATCTACAGGGTTAACAGTTCCAGTGATGAAGCTGCTTTCATCACTTCCTAAAAACAACATGAGCTTTGCCACATCTTCGTTTGTTGCATATCGCTGAAGTGGAATACTTTGCTCAAATCCTTTTTTAGCTTCAGCTCCTGCTCCTGGTGCAAATCCTTCTTCTAAAGAGCGCATCATTCTATTATCCACCGGTGATGGGTTAACAGTATTAACTCTAATTTTATGAGGAGCTCCTTCCAATGCAGCAGATTTCATCATTCCTATAACAGCATGTTTACTTGTTACATATGGCAGTACATTAGGCGTACCCATAAGCCCAGCCACTGATGAAGTAATGATAATGCTTCCACCCTCTTTGTTTTGTTTCATAATAGGGAAAACATGTCTTAATCCATAATAAACCCCTTTAATATTTACATTTATCAGCTGGTCAAACACTTCTAAGGGATATTCATCCAAAGGAGCTACCTTTCCCTCTATACCTGCATTATTATAAAATATATCTATCCCTCCTAATTTGTCTTTTGCGAAGGCAACATATTTTTCTACTTCCTTTTCATTACTTACGTCAGCTGCGAAAGTAAACAGATTGTCTGATTTTAATTCTTCTTTCGTTTTTTGTAACTCACTATCTTTTAAATCAGTTATTAACACTTTTGCACCCTTTTCTAATAAAAATTTAGCTAAGGTTTTTCCAATTGCTCCAGCACCTCCAGTGATTATAATTCTTTTATTTTTCATGATATTAGGTTTTAGCTTTTCTCTATTTTAACGTAAGCTGTATTTGGAAGTTGGTGATATAAGTTACTCTATAAGATGATTTAAATTTAGAATGTGACTAATATTCATCATGTTACTAATACTTAATTACTTAATTTTGAATTTATAATCTAAGACTTCCAATAGCCCAAATTCATTTTAAATGCAGGATAAATACTTTAATAATTTTCAAACAGATGTCTCAGAAATTGTATTGCCAAAGAAATTCACTTTTCCTTTTTCTTACGAACCTCATTCTTTAACAAAAATTGCTGCAAAGGAACTGCAACAACTACTAAGTAAAAAATCACTGGAAAAAGAAATCAGTGGTAAGATGTATGGTGTTTTGGTAGTTAAAAACAAGAATAATGAATTAGGCTTTTTAGCTTCTTTTTCTGGTCAAGATTACGAAGGAGAGGAGCCAGCTAATTTTGTGCCGCCTATTTTCAATAGGCTAAATAAAGAAGGGTTCTTTAAAAAAGGAGAGGAAGAATTAAGACAAATAAATTCCAGAATTGAAAATATAGAGAAGGATACTGAGTTTATAACCTTAAGAGAAAAATTAAAAGACCAGAGTAAAAAGGCTGATTCAGAAATTAAAAATAGACAACTCGCTAAGCATAAATCCAAAGCAAAAAGAAAGGAACAAAGAGAAGAAGCAATGATTAGCTTAAGCCCTGCAGCATATGATCATCTTAATGAAAAACTAAGTAAAGAAAGTAGGAAGGAGGATTTTAACTATAAAAAGTTCACAAAGGATTGGAAGAGAAAAATTGCTACTATCCAGAAAGAGCTATCTGTTTATGAATCTAAAATTCAAAAATTAAAAAA is drawn from Marivirga arenosa and contains these coding sequences:
- the lysA gene encoding diaminopimelate decarboxylase translates to MDNKFLTSLTEKYGTPLYVYDADKIASQIKRLNDAFSGINLKLKYATKALSNISVLKWMKKHGTGLDVVSIQEAYLGLKAGFEPKDILYTPNCVSIDEIVEAVDLGLMINIDNISILEQFGHKYHNSVPVCIRLNPHIMAGGNSKISTGHIDSKFGISILQMRHLLRVIENYNINVIGLHIHTGSDILDSEVFLRGTEIIFEAAEDFPDIDFIDFGSGFKVAYKEGDVTTDIEELGKEVSKRFKDFCKSRGKDLELWFEPGKFLVSEAGYFLSKVNVIKTTPATVFVGLDTGMNHLLRPMMYDAYHQIENISNPSDTQRVYTVVGYICETDTFGTDRRLSEVRQGDIIAIKNAGAYGFSMASNYNSRYRPAEVLVHEGKDQLIRKRESLDDLLRNQVIVDFE
- a CDS encoding cation:proton antiporter domain-containing protein; amino-acid sequence: MILAASVDIPILSDIVIILGLSIFVILLFRKLKVPPIIGFLITGIIAGPYGFQLIDATEGVKVFAEIGVILLLFIIGIEFSIKSLISIKKAVFLGGSVQVIGTILLVSLIALNTGFDLNAAIFLGFLFSLSSTAIVLKLIQDKGETTTPHGKTILAILIFQDIIVVPMMLFTPLLAGQGENIWTEILMMLLKAALLIAFVLVSARYIVPWLFYQIAKTKSKELFILVIVLICFSIAWLSSSLGLSLALGAFLAGLIVSESEYSHQAASNILPFHELFTSFFFVSIGMLLDIFFVADHFLIILGLMVATMVAKTIIATFSGAVLGYPGRTSYRIGFSLFQVGEFAFILSTVGITYGLISDLTYQYFLSVSLFTMGFTPYIISISPKLADFLSSNKLATTIGNHTQKMFFSFPENVEESEELADKELENHIIIIGFGLNGQNVAKAAKSAGIPYVICEMNPDTIKKYKALGEPIHFGDAIQAEVLKSLGVHKAKVVVIAISDPLATKRIVTQIRVISNTIHVIVRTRFITETEENLRLGADEVIPEEFETSVEIFTRVLNQYFIPQKRIKEFVRNIRADNYEMLRGVIKRNPMMKLTEEFPNLTTACYEIERENSQITGKPIAETNIRHNFGVTVIGIKRDGELNTQIGPETTPILGDVIFVFGKPEDLEHFYEKISIQ
- a CDS encoding SDR family NAD(P)-dependent oxidoreductase, producing MKNKRIIITGGAGAIGKTLAKFLLEKGAKVLITDLKDSELQKTKEELKSDNLFTFAADVSNEKEVEKYVAFAKDKLGGIDIFYNNAGIEGKVAPLDEYPLEVFDQLINVNIKGVYYGLRHVFPIMKQNKEGGSIIITSSVAGLMGTPNVLPYVTSKHAVIGMMKSAALEGAPHKIRVNTVNPSPVDNRMMRSLEEGFAPGAGAEAKKGFEQSIPLQRYATNEDVAKLMLFLGSDESSFITGTVNPVDGGMTA